The Pochonia chlamydosporia 170 chromosome 3, whole genome shotgun sequence genome contains the following window.
CGAGGAATAGGTGCCGCAGTTGCTATGCTGGAATTCGGTTACTGCGTGGGGCCAGGACGCGGACACCAGGCGACCACGTTTCGGAATGGGCACAGGCAATCCAAAACAATGACGGTATCTCGAGATTTCGGAGTTGCGAAGTAAAGCAACTTTTACGCTCCTCCTGTGTGCAATTCGCACAAGACTACACGAAGACGTTCAGCTTTCAGCACGCATGGCGCATCAGCCCACTTCCAGGCCAGCTTACCACTGGTGTTGAAAAATTGGTCCGTCTCACGATGCATAACGCTGCCACGTACGAGGCGGCCTGCAACACCATAGCCGGTGCTCTGATGCAAGAAATGTACCAGCATAGATGGCGAACTTCTCCCTGTTCCAGTGCGGTGTTTTCGGAAGCTTCTTTCGCTGACTGGTTTGACGAATTCTATTCGCCGATGCTAGGCAGCATCGATCCAGTAACTCTTCAGTCAGATGTCAAGGCACTCTTCCTGCAATCATCAAAGGCCAAATATGTGCAGCAATGTTCTATGTTGAAAAATAGTCAGGCTGTTTTGTCAGATAAAGCAATCCTCCCACACATTGATTTGTGCCTCTTGTGCCTCTGTCGCTTTCCCTCCAACACACTTTCCTGTGGGCATAGCATATGCGACAGTTGCATGCGGATGGGCAGCAAGAAAAACGAATCGGATGATAATACATATACCATGAGAGATTGTGTTCTGTGTGGGCATACAAATTCCGTGCACACAATACTGAAGCCTCCTTCAGCAGGTACTCGTGTTCTGAACCTCCACGGAGACATCGATGAAGCGTTCCCGATGGCCATGTACTTGAAAGATCTTCGACGGTCAATATTAGGGCATTTCGAAGAGTATTTTGACCTTGTCATAGGCAGTGGCATTGGTGCATTTTTTATGATAATGATATTTTGCAA
Protein-coding sequences here:
- a CDS encoding patatin-like serine hydrolase (similar to Metarhizium acridum CQMa 102 XP_007809612.1), with the protein product MLRHNPLKELSFAEARNRCRSCYAGIRLLRGARTRTPGDHVSEWAQAIQNNDGISRFRSCEVKQLLRSSCVQFAQDYTKTFSFQHAWRISPLPGQLTTGVEKLVRLTMHNAATYEAACNTIAGALMQEMYQHRWRTSPCSSAVFSEASFADWFDEFYSPMLGSIDPVTLQSDVKALFLQSSKAKYVQQCSMLKNSQAVLSDKAILPHIDLCLLCLCRFPSNTLSCGHSICDSCMRMGSKKNESDDNTYTMRDCVLCGHTNSVHTILKPPSAGTRVLNLHGDIDEAFPMAMYLKDLRRSILGHFEEYFDLVIGSGIGAFFMIMIFCNQAIIADCIHHIPNLKCIKIDDEIACFGKGLRFPISDLRQAKIKLVLYNTDERLATYKNYIAKSSKWLHKSTTPCQKIDVSNRSYTEALRIWPDDQIRTITQCPNNRNSETLSVANELVSALFYIEREEIPTFYSLSPVVFVLRVKCRLPVGQHLLDVAMRMRRRKVRVRVCMQDYERSFLLCADQMWEALKKGRPFLRRLEVRLCSPKALITVKLDGTVANDTSELCNCPAYAIPCVDTNEYQEISLKEQMNALQETVAQLF